DNA sequence from the Thermodesulfobacteriota bacterium genome:
GTCTCTCTCGAGGGAAAAGGGGAGGACATAGAGTATCTTATGAAGCTTAAAGAGTTCCTCCACATCGATCCCTTAGTCGTATTTGTTACGGTCGAAGAGGCTATCTCTGCCATACCAGAAGTAATAAGAATACTCAAAAGTTTTGATCCTGCGATTCCAAATGATCTCGTTCTTTACTTTGGGATGAAGAAACTAAAAGAGGAAGGAATGATGTCAGTTATGACAGGAGATGGGGCTGATGAGATTTTCGCTGGCTATAGTTATATGGCAAAAATCGATGATCTCAATTCTTACATTCTCAAAATGCTAAAAGGAATCCGTTTCAATTCGGACCCGATAGGTCAACATTTCGGAATTGAAGTAAAAAAGCCATACTTATCTCAAGAGATAAAGTCTTTTGCTGGAAAGATACCGAGATCGCTAAGAATCAGGGATGGTTGGGGAAAATGGATCCTCCGAAAGGCCTACGAGGAGTTTCTCCCAAAAGATTTAGTCTACCAGTCTAAAAGGCCGCTTGAAGTAGGTTCTGGTATGAGCTACGTGAGGGACTTTCTTTCAAGCAAAATTTCGGATGAAGAGTTTTATGAGAAAGAGAAG
Encoded proteins:
- a CDS encoding asparagine synthase C-terminal domain-containing protein, encoding MKKRIRALIEESVAKNLADALLLSGGLDTSILALVLKRLNVECHSVSVSLEGKGEDIEYLMKLKEFLHIDPLVVFVTVEEAISAIPEVIRILKSFDPAIPNDLVLYFGMKKLKEEGMMSVMTGDGADEIFAGYSYMAKIDDLNSYILKMLKGIRFNSDPIGQHFGIEVKKPYLSQEIKSFAGKIPRSLRIRDGWGKWILRKAYEEFLPKDLVYQSKRPLEVGSGMSYVRDFLSSKISDEEFYEKEKLYGMKFYGKDHLYYFEIYKEVCGIIPPPNEDEISCPNCGGGKRSSHCRICGYSERII